A region of Myxococcus stipitatus DSM 14675 DNA encodes the following proteins:
- the menD gene encoding 2-succinyl-5-enolpyruvyl-6-hydroxy-3-cyclohexene-1-carboxylic-acid synthase — MSGDSNLNVLWARALVEELVRGGARHAVVCPGSRSSPLALACARAEGLRVWSVIDERSAAFFGLGLAKQSRAPVILVATSGTAGAHFYPAVIEASLSQVPLIVLTADRPLELQGWGAAQTVPQARFYGEHARSFSDVGVPEASDVALAHLRATAARAAATSMRAPRGAVQLNVPFREPLAPVTEAFGEERLSALSKSGRAGVPFTRIVPPMPAPDAAVLESIRQRIASTERGVIVCGPRDEADGFSEAISALSQATGYPVLAEATSQARYGGGPLTLSYYDALLRHAPFARTHRPELVLRFGGGLTPKVPQQWLDASGAEVVLFSDGGALFDPAHRAATVVEGSAVAACAALAKGLTRGPGRWAQGFITAERMARGALEAAFAERPDALTEPRIAREVVAALPAGAALFVSSSMPIRDVDAFAPAGTMPLRVLANRGANGIDGIISSALGVAAAASRPVVLLTGDLALLHDVGAFVTASRAKVPLTVVAVNNDGGGIFSFLPIAQAAKPDEFETLFGTPHGVDLSHAAALGGARFHRPTTPSALRGAVREGLEGGLHLVEVVVDRAANVDDHRQLFARMAAALGEGPWL; from the coding sequence ATGTCGGGCGACAGTAACCTCAACGTGCTGTGGGCTCGGGCCCTCGTCGAGGAACTGGTGCGCGGCGGTGCGAGGCACGCCGTGGTGTGTCCGGGCTCACGCTCCTCGCCCCTGGCGCTGGCGTGTGCTCGCGCGGAGGGCCTGCGCGTCTGGTCCGTCATCGACGAGCGGAGCGCCGCGTTCTTCGGCTTGGGGCTCGCCAAGCAGTCGCGCGCGCCGGTGATTCTCGTGGCGACGAGCGGCACGGCGGGCGCGCACTTCTATCCCGCGGTCATCGAGGCGTCGCTGTCTCAGGTGCCCTTGATTGTTCTCACGGCGGACCGCCCGCTGGAGCTTCAGGGGTGGGGCGCGGCGCAGACCGTGCCGCAGGCGCGCTTCTACGGCGAGCATGCGCGCAGCTTCTCGGACGTCGGTGTGCCCGAAGCCAGCGACGTGGCGCTGGCCCACCTGCGAGCCACCGCCGCGCGAGCCGCCGCGACGTCGATGCGTGCACCGCGAGGGGCCGTGCAGCTCAACGTGCCCTTCCGCGAGCCGCTCGCTCCGGTGACGGAAGCTTTTGGTGAAGAGCGCCTGTCCGCGCTGTCGAAGTCGGGCCGCGCGGGTGTGCCCTTCACGCGCATCGTGCCGCCCATGCCGGCACCGGATGCGGCGGTGTTGGAGTCAATCCGTCAGCGCATCGCCTCCACGGAGCGCGGCGTCATCGTCTGTGGTCCGCGCGACGAGGCGGATGGCTTCTCCGAAGCCATCTCCGCGCTGTCCCAGGCCACGGGCTACCCGGTGTTGGCGGAGGCGACTTCGCAGGCTCGGTATGGAGGCGGTCCGCTGACGCTCTCGTACTACGACGCCCTGCTGCGCCATGCCCCGTTCGCGCGGACGCACCGGCCGGAGCTGGTGCTGCGGTTCGGCGGGGGGCTGACGCCGAAGGTGCCGCAGCAGTGGCTGGACGCGTCGGGGGCGGAGGTGGTCCTCTTCAGCGATGGCGGCGCGTTGTTCGACCCCGCGCATCGAGCGGCCACGGTGGTGGAGGGCTCGGCGGTGGCGGCGTGTGCCGCGCTGGCGAAGGGGCTGACTCGCGGGCCTGGACGGTGGGCGCAGGGCTTCATCACCGCGGAGCGGATGGCGCGGGGCGCGCTGGAGGCGGCGTTCGCGGAGCGTCCCGATGCGCTCACCGAGCCGCGAATCGCGCGCGAGGTGGTGGCCGCGCTTCCCGCGGGGGCCGCGCTGTTCGTCTCCAGCAGCATGCCCATCCGCGACGTGGACGCGTTTGCTCCCGCGGGGACGATGCCCCTGCGCGTGCTCGCGAATCGCGGAGCCAACGGCATCGACGGCATCATCTCCAGCGCGCTGGGCGTCGCCGCGGCGGCTTCGCGTCCGGTGGTGCTGCTGACGGGAGACCTGGCGCTCCTGCACGACGTGGGCGCGTTCGTCACGGCGTCTCGCGCGAAGGTTCCGCTCACCGTCGTCGCGGTGAACAACGACGGTGGTGGCATCTTCTCGTTCCTGCCCATCGCGCAGGCGGCGAAGCCGGACGAGTTCGAGACGCTGTTCGGCACGCCGCACGGCGTGGACCTGTCGCACGCGGCGGCGCTGGGTGGGGCGCGGTTCCATCGTCCGACGACGCCCTCGGCGCTTCGTGGGGCGGTGCGCGAGGGACTCGAGGGCGGTCTGCATCTGGTCGAGGTGGTCGTGGACCGGGCCGCGAACGTGGACGACCACCGGCAGCTCTTCGCGCGGATGGCCGCCGCGCTCGGGGAGGGACCATGGCTGTGA
- a CDS encoding isochorismate synthase: MKTLNPVESQRWVAGMMPLAAVDPLSGADSLGVPTVYWERPLEREAAAGWGEAAVVEATDSAQVPAVMAALGALELRWLGAPPADMPGPWFGGLRFGATGLPDAGWASHGVARWTLPEVLVWRTASGVAVAAFAPEGRGGEDAVRSRLERVRTRFAEGYRHARGGAVELSSKSSRPEFEARVERALEAIASGQLQKVVLARAVDVEGPAAFEVVDVLARLREQNPRCATFLFRVPDGTCFLGATPETLCRVDGRVLETEALAGTASPQQADGLRGVDKEVREHEAVVRYILATLRSLVSDVHADAEPRLLTLKNVVHLRTGIRAELKEGVSAAQVVGALHPTPAVGGTPRERALSFLVEHEGLDRGWYAGPVGWMGPGRAHLMVALRSARVRGARARLFVGCGIVAGSIAEAEWRETEMKSLAVLRALGGVDVGRQ, translated from the coding sequence ATGAAGACGCTCAATCCCGTTGAGAGCCAGCGCTGGGTGGCCGGAATGATGCCCCTGGCCGCGGTGGATCCGCTCTCTGGCGCGGATTCGCTGGGCGTTCCAACGGTCTATTGGGAGCGGCCCCTGGAGCGCGAGGCGGCGGCGGGATGGGGTGAGGCGGCCGTGGTGGAGGCCACGGATTCCGCGCAGGTGCCCGCGGTCATGGCCGCGCTGGGCGCCCTGGAGTTGCGTTGGTTGGGCGCGCCGCCCGCCGACATGCCCGGCCCCTGGTTCGGCGGCCTGCGCTTCGGTGCGACGGGGCTTCCGGACGCGGGCTGGGCGTCTCACGGCGTGGCCCGCTGGACGCTCCCCGAGGTGCTGGTGTGGCGCACGGCGAGCGGGGTGGCCGTGGCGGCCTTCGCCCCCGAGGGCCGTGGCGGTGAGGACGCGGTTCGCTCGCGACTGGAGCGGGTGCGGACGCGCTTCGCGGAGGGCTATCGCCACGCGCGGGGCGGCGCGGTGGAGCTGTCGTCGAAGTCGTCGCGCCCGGAGTTCGAGGCGCGGGTGGAGCGTGCGCTGGAGGCCATCGCCTCCGGACAGCTTCAGAAGGTCGTGCTGGCGCGGGCCGTGGATGTGGAGGGCCCCGCGGCCTTCGAGGTCGTGGATGTGCTGGCGCGCTTGCGGGAGCAGAACCCTCGCTGCGCCACGTTCTTGTTCCGGGTGCCGGATGGCACGTGCTTCCTCGGCGCGACGCCGGAGACGCTGTGCCGCGTGGACGGCCGTGTGCTCGAGACCGAGGCGCTCGCCGGGACGGCCTCACCCCAGCAGGCCGACGGGCTGCGGGGCGTGGACAAGGAAGTGCGAGAGCACGAGGCGGTGGTGCGCTACATCCTCGCGACGCTGCGCTCCCTGGTGTCGGACGTTCACGCGGACGCCGAGCCTCGCCTGTTGACGCTGAAGAACGTGGTGCACCTGCGCACGGGCATTCGCGCGGAGCTGAAGGAAGGCGTCTCCGCCGCGCAGGTGGTGGGGGCGCTGCATCCCACGCCGGCGGTGGGCGGCACGCCGCGCGAGCGCGCGCTGTCCTTCCTGGTGGAGCACGAGGGGTTGGACCGGGGCTGGTACGCGGGGCCGGTGGGGTGGATGGGGCCTGGGCGTGCGCACCTGATGGTGGCGTTGCGCTCGGCGAGGGTGCGGGGCGCGAGGGCTCGGTTGTTCGTGGGTTGCGGAATCGTGGCCGGCTCCATCGCGGAGGCGGAGTGGCGGGAGACGGAGATGAAGAGTCTGGCCGTGTTGCGTGCGCTGGGAGGCGTGGATGTCGGGCGACAGTAA
- the aroF gene encoding 3-deoxy-7-phosphoheptulonate synthase yields the protein MGGKQPDESAPVAVRKDTGARRVLRAFRPEGTRVQVGPVEVGGPGFVVMAGPCAVEGIEQVDRTAAAVAQAGAHVLRGGVFKPRTSPYAFQGMGEPGLHLLAEAGRRHGLPIISEVMETSQLPFMVESADILQVGARNMQNFSLLRALGKVRRPVLLKRGLSATLQEWLLAAEYILEGGNEQVMLCERGIRTFETEIRNTLDLAAVAWAKQRTHLPVIVDPSHATGQVDLILPMSLAAAAAGADGLLIEVHPRPEQALCDGNQALTPEHFQTLMQRLPPVLDAVGRHLWRPESPAQVVRAR from the coding sequence GTGGGAGGCAAGCAGCCAGACGAATCCGCGCCGGTCGCGGTCCGGAAGGACACGGGTGCGCGGCGGGTGCTGCGCGCCTTCCGTCCCGAGGGAACCCGGGTTCAGGTGGGGCCCGTGGAGGTCGGTGGGCCGGGGTTCGTCGTCATGGCCGGGCCCTGCGCGGTGGAAGGCATCGAGCAGGTCGACCGCACGGCGGCTGCGGTGGCGCAAGCCGGCGCGCACGTCCTCCGAGGTGGCGTGTTCAAGCCCCGCACCAGTCCCTACGCCTTCCAAGGAATGGGTGAGCCGGGACTGCACCTGCTCGCGGAGGCCGGACGCCGCCACGGGCTGCCCATCATCAGCGAGGTGATGGAGACCTCGCAGTTGCCCTTCATGGTGGAGTCCGCGGACATCCTCCAGGTGGGCGCGCGCAACATGCAGAACTTCTCCCTGCTGCGAGCGCTGGGCAAGGTGCGCCGCCCGGTCCTGCTGAAGCGGGGGCTGTCCGCCACGCTGCAGGAGTGGCTGCTGGCGGCGGAGTACATCCTCGAGGGTGGCAACGAGCAAGTCATGTTGTGCGAGCGGGGCATCCGCACCTTCGAGACGGAGATTCGCAACACGCTGGACCTGGCGGCGGTGGCCTGGGCGAAGCAGCGCACGCACCTCCCCGTCATCGTCGACCCGTCCCACGCGACGGGCCAGGTGGACCTCATCCTGCCCATGTCCCTGGCGGCCGCGGCGGCTGGCGCGGACGGGCTGCTCATCGAGGTCCATCCCCGGCCGGAGCAGGCCCTGTGCGACGGGAACCAGGCCCTGACGCCGGAACACTTCCAAACCTTGATGCAGCGCTTGCCACCCGTGCTAGACGCGGTGGGTCGACACCTTTGGCGGCCGGAGAGTCCGGCCCAGGTCGTGAGGGCGAGATGA
- the ubiE gene encoding bifunctional demethylmenaquinone methyltransferase/2-methoxy-6-polyprenyl-1,4-benzoquinol methylase UbiE: protein MSTEVRQMFSSIATRYDVTNEVLSFGIHRLWRRTAVRLSRAKAGDSVLDCASGTGDLALAFKRKVGATGHVLGTDFCPEMLESAPAKAAKAGLQVDFQVADAMALPFEDNRFDVASIAFGIRNVDDPVKCLKEMGRVVKPGGRVVVLEFGQPEGVFGALFRFYSKTVMPAIGGMLTGNRAAYEYLPRTSAAFPAGERFLSLMDQSGAYAERSAHPLTFGTANVYVGLVR, encoded by the coding sequence ATGAGCACCGAAGTCCGTCAGATGTTCTCCTCCATCGCCACGCGGTACGACGTGACGAACGAAGTCCTCTCGTTCGGCATCCACCGCCTGTGGCGACGGACGGCCGTGCGTCTCAGCCGGGCGAAGGCGGGCGACAGCGTCCTCGACTGCGCGTCCGGCACGGGCGACCTGGCGCTCGCGTTCAAACGCAAGGTGGGCGCCACGGGCCACGTGCTCGGCACGGACTTCTGCCCGGAGATGCTGGAGAGCGCTCCCGCGAAGGCGGCCAAGGCGGGCCTCCAGGTGGACTTCCAGGTCGCGGACGCCATGGCGCTGCCCTTCGAGGACAACCGCTTCGACGTGGCCTCCATCGCCTTCGGCATCCGCAACGTGGATGACCCGGTGAAGTGCCTCAAGGAGATGGGGCGCGTGGTGAAGCCCGGTGGCCGTGTCGTCGTGCTGGAGTTCGGCCAGCCGGAGGGTGTCTTCGGCGCGCTCTTCCGCTTCTACAGCAAGACGGTGATGCCGGCGATCGGCGGCATGCTCACCGGCAACCGCGCGGCCTACGAGTACCTGCCCCGCACGTCGGCGGCGTTCCCCGCGGGAGAGCGGTTCCTGTCGCTGATGGACCAGTCCGGCGCCTATGCGGAGCGAAGCGCGCACCCGCTGACGTTCGGAACGGCCAACGTCTATGTCGGCCTCGTCCGCTGA
- a CDS encoding shikimate kinase — MDPRLAPALREALARPGPVPRPEAGQTVVLCGHRSAGKSTLLPRVAGLLERRGVDLDAHLERLHGRPLKTWVAQSPAEFRAAERRALLELPPGGLVAVGGGFLSHHPDALEGMFTLIIPITFETYRDRLTADRTRPRLRPDVSLEEEISSVFHEREALHARVPTIALVDFLRGCLHSEESP; from the coding sequence GTGGATCCCCGGCTCGCGCCGGCGCTGAGAGAAGCCCTGGCGCGACCAGGGCCCGTGCCGCGCCCGGAAGCCGGACAGACGGTGGTGCTGTGCGGCCACCGGAGCGCGGGCAAGTCCACGCTCCTGCCTCGGGTCGCGGGTCTGCTCGAGCGGCGGGGCGTGGACCTGGATGCCCACCTGGAGCGGCTCCACGGCCGCCCGCTGAAGACGTGGGTGGCGCAGTCCCCCGCCGAGTTCCGCGCCGCCGAGCGCCGCGCCCTGCTGGAGCTTCCGCCGGGGGGATTGGTGGCGGTGGGGGGAGGCTTCCTCTCCCATCACCCCGACGCGCTGGAGGGCATGTTCACCCTCATCATCCCGATCACCTTCGAGACCTATCGGGACCGGCTGACGGCGGACCGGACGCGGCCTCGACTGCGGCCGGACGTCTCGCTGGAGGAGGAGATCTCCTCCGTCTTCCATGAACGCGAGGCCCTGCACGCCCGCGTCCCCACCATCGCCCTGGTGGACTTCCTCCGGGGCTGCCTCCACTCAGAGGAGTCCCCGTGA
- a CDS encoding shikimate 5-dehydrogenase has translation MTPARRVVTLPPTLLGSDAVHFARGCQRRGADVLEIRTDLHAPDAVDPAALASVLPLLVSERGKPLPAAWVSAAWRVDRDLMDATGHQGSLDAPSGKLLASHHAERPLSTAEALSLWERDLPADALVKHVEPMTHPDQVRTLLETQRRMMDRFGPTRVTVLGMGSVALPARAVLARNNLLDYVAAGGSWAAAPGQRLLDDVVREWRGADRTTLPAPLRLGIFGTSITHSRSPRIHRQPFDRIDIPEDGPVEALVDSLLPSHGGFAVTSPFKMRLAKHTGSPLDAINTLVRRGDRWESFNTDTEGARKVLERLGAVDVFVLGDGGATSALRTVATERGQALRILRRADIQAPLTGAGVWTWPDRVAAPDSLRFERARVAVIAYGAPGRRIAAEISRRGGTPVLLGAAWFVAQARRQRELWETAT, from the coding sequence GTGACACCCGCTCGGCGTGTCGTGACGTTGCCTCCCACCCTGCTCGGCTCCGACGCCGTGCACTTCGCGCGGGGGTGCCAGCGTCGCGGCGCCGATGTGCTGGAGATCCGCACCGACCTGCACGCCCCCGACGCGGTGGACCCGGCCGCCCTGGCGAGCGTGCTCCCGCTGCTCGTCTCCGAGCGCGGCAAGCCACTCCCCGCCGCGTGGGTCTCCGCCGCGTGGCGCGTGGACCGGGACTTGATGGACGCCACCGGGCACCAGGGCTCGCTCGACGCGCCCTCCGGCAAGCTGCTCGCGTCCCACCACGCGGAGCGACCGCTCAGCACGGCTGAGGCGCTGAGCCTCTGGGAGCGCGACCTTCCCGCCGATGCCCTCGTGAAGCACGTGGAGCCGATGACTCACCCGGACCAGGTCCGCACGCTATTGGAGACCCAACGGCGGATGATGGACCGGTTCGGCCCGACACGCGTCACCGTGCTCGGCATGGGCTCCGTCGCGCTGCCCGCCCGCGCGGTGCTGGCCCGGAACAACCTGCTCGACTACGTGGCCGCGGGAGGATCCTGGGCCGCGGCACCGGGGCAGCGGCTCCTGGACGACGTCGTGCGAGAGTGGCGCGGCGCGGACCGCACCACCCTGCCCGCCCCGCTGCGGCTGGGCATCTTCGGCACGTCCATCACCCACTCGCGCTCGCCGCGCATCCACCGCCAGCCCTTCGACCGCATCGACATTCCCGAGGACGGCCCCGTGGAGGCGCTCGTGGACTCGCTGCTCCCGAGCCATGGGGGCTTCGCCGTCACGAGCCCGTTCAAGATGCGGCTCGCGAAGCACACGGGCTCGCCGCTGGACGCCATCAACACCCTGGTGCGCCGGGGCGACCGGTGGGAGTCCTTCAACACCGACACCGAGGGCGCCCGGAAGGTGCTGGAGCGCCTGGGCGCGGTGGACGTGTTCGTGCTGGGTGACGGCGGTGCAACGTCCGCCCTGCGCACCGTGGCCACCGAGCGAGGCCAGGCGCTGCGCATCCTCCGGCGCGCGGACATCCAGGCCCCCCTCACCGGGGCCGGTGTCTGGACGTGGCCGGACCGGGTGGCTGCTCCGGATTCCCTGCGATTCGAGCGAGCACGCGTCGCGGTGATCGCATACGGTGCCCCCGGCCGACGCATCGCCGCGGAGATTTCGCGGCGCGGAGGCACCCCTGTCCTGCTGGGCGCGGCGTGGTTCGTCGCACAGGCCCGGCGTCAACGCGAGCTCTGGGAGACAGCAACGTGA
- the aroC gene encoding chorismate synthase, protein MNTFGTLFRVTTFGESHGPALGAVVDGCPAGVPLTRERIQAALDRRRPGQSALVTPRNEPDQVEILSGVFEDKTLGTPIAAIVRNTNQRSGDYEQLKQVDRPGHADAVWRERYKHRDHRGGGRTSGRETLCRVIGGTIAEAYLERDLPTVSTVAYVSQVGDLVASVPALGLTRAMVDAHPTRCPDLAVREEMSRRILAAKEAGDSLGGSIDVRVEGLPVGLGEPIFGKIKALIAQALGSVGAITGVMWGPPDLLERIGQLGTQFHSVKDVYGGIQGGLTNGEPLQVRAYFKPPATLADHAKGGRHDPCIMPRAVPVLESMVSLVIADLVQQMNARPHTL, encoded by the coding sequence GTGAACACCTTTGGAACCCTCTTTCGCGTGACGACATTTGGCGAGAGCCACGGCCCCGCGCTCGGCGCGGTGGTGGATGGCTGCCCCGCCGGTGTCCCGCTCACCCGCGAGCGCATCCAGGCCGCGTTGGACCGACGCCGTCCGGGCCAGTCCGCCCTCGTCACGCCTCGCAACGAGCCGGACCAGGTGGAGATCCTCTCCGGCGTCTTCGAGGACAAGACGCTCGGCACGCCCATCGCGGCCATCGTCCGCAACACCAACCAGCGCTCCGGCGACTACGAGCAGCTCAAGCAGGTGGACCGGCCCGGCCACGCCGACGCCGTCTGGCGCGAGCGCTACAAGCACCGCGACCACCGCGGCGGCGGCCGCACCAGCGGACGCGAGACGCTCTGCCGCGTCATCGGCGGCACCATCGCGGAGGCCTATCTGGAGCGCGACCTGCCCACCGTGAGCACCGTCGCGTACGTGTCCCAGGTCGGTGACCTCGTGGCCTCCGTGCCCGCGCTCGGGCTCACCCGGGCGATGGTGGATGCACACCCGACGCGCTGCCCGGACCTCGCCGTTCGGGAGGAGATGTCCCGCCGCATCCTCGCGGCCAAGGAGGCGGGAGACAGCCTGGGAGGCTCCATCGACGTGCGCGTCGAGGGCCTCCCCGTGGGGCTGGGTGAGCCCATCTTCGGGAAGATCAAGGCGCTCATCGCCCAGGCCCTGGGCAGCGTCGGCGCCATCACCGGCGTCATGTGGGGCCCACCGGACCTGCTGGAGCGCATTGGCCAGCTCGGGACCCAGTTCCACTCCGTGAAGGACGTCTACGGCGGCATCCAGGGCGGGCTCACCAACGGCGAGCCGCTCCAGGTCCGCGCCTATTTCAAACCCCCAGCGACGCTGGCGGACCACGCGAAGGGTGGCCGTCACGACCCGTGCATCATGCCCCGCGCCGTTCCGGTGCTGGAGTCCATGGTGTCCCTGGTCATCGCAGACCTCGTCCAACAGATGAACGCACGCCCCCATACCCTATGA
- a CDS encoding 3-dehydroquinate synthase, producing MNPYPPGAYRPPNDRWGPFSRLAKRLPEGSLAVVDRTVARLHPDLIPALKARAPRAIVQLVGGESAKSFTALEKVLAAGLSLPRSGTLLAVGGGTVGDVSTVAAHLLKRGVRLVQVPTTLLAAVDSSLGGKGAVDLTVKGRVVKNPAGVFHYAEESWVCPELFSTLSPTQVREGSLEAWKMVISLDAALFRRYVRKPPALEKLVKDARGLKERVCAKDPYEHTGLRRVLNFGHTFGHVLESVSHFKLSHGDAVGLGILLALDVGRHLGVTPEPIAAQAEAALAEGPGVLGRERVASLLRPAPLKDIVTLLDADKKAGAKGELRMVLLTAIGSTEVRDVAPETWRALWPSWTKGVRP from the coding sequence ATGAACCCCTACCCTCCCGGCGCCTACCGTCCTCCCAACGACCGCTGGGGTCCGTTCTCACGTCTCGCCAAGCGCCTTCCCGAGGGAAGTCTCGCCGTGGTGGACCGCACCGTCGCGCGCCTCCACCCCGACCTCATCCCCGCGCTGAAAGCCCGAGCGCCTCGCGCCATCGTCCAGTTGGTGGGCGGTGAGAGTGCCAAGAGCTTCACGGCGCTGGAGAAGGTGCTCGCCGCGGGGCTGTCCCTGCCGCGCTCGGGCACGCTGCTCGCCGTGGGCGGAGGCACCGTTGGAGATGTGTCCACCGTCGCCGCGCACCTGCTCAAGCGCGGCGTGCGACTGGTGCAGGTCCCCACGACGCTCCTGGCCGCCGTGGACAGCAGCCTGGGTGGAAAGGGCGCGGTGGACCTCACCGTGAAGGGTCGCGTGGTGAAGAACCCCGCGGGCGTCTTCCACTACGCCGAGGAGTCGTGGGTCTGCCCGGAGCTGTTCTCGACGCTGTCGCCCACGCAGGTGCGCGAGGGCTCGCTCGAGGCCTGGAAGATGGTCATCAGCCTGGATGCCGCCCTCTTCCGCCGCTACGTGCGCAAGCCGCCCGCGCTCGAGAAGCTGGTGAAGGACGCGCGCGGCCTCAAGGAGCGCGTCTGCGCGAAGGACCCGTATGAGCACACGGGCCTGCGCCGGGTGCTCAACTTCGGGCACACCTTCGGCCACGTGTTGGAGAGCGTGTCGCACTTCAAGCTGTCTCACGGCGACGCGGTGGGTCTGGGAATCCTCCTGGCCCTGGACGTGGGCCGCCACCTGGGCGTCACCCCGGAGCCCATCGCCGCCCAGGCCGAGGCCGCGCTCGCCGAAGGTCCCGGAGTCCTGGGCCGGGAGCGGGTCGCCTCGCTGCTGCGACCGGCGCCGCTCAAGGACATCGTCACGCTGCTCGACGCCGACAAGAAGGCCGGCGCGAAGGGGGAGCTGCGAATGGTGCTGTTGACGGCCATCGGCTCCACCGAGGTCCGCGACGTCGCGCCCGAGACCTGGCGCGCGCTCTGGCCCTCCTGGACGAAGGGGGTGCGTCCGTGA
- a CDS encoding 3-phosphoshikimate 1-carboxyvinyltransferase, with the protein MSTSSRRILLDPTGLQPSPLTPPVSKSDAQRALVLGHLTGAWPLPSVQAESDEDLPADVRVLRRGVEALRLPPGPVRDVDCADGGAPFRILATQAAVTPGVRVRLTGTPRLGERPHGPLFTSLKDALGPAGFALTEGTPWPVELAAPTDTSRVAPVFRVPGSQSSQYASSLLLGCAALYLRERRAWSVEIEGTLTSAGYLELTVAWLERFGFELQKSDARYTVSGYTPPPSVPSLPGDWSSLGYLLLVAWKSGGTVERADPASAHPDQAILRLIEQVGLRTAPAGQPHTLKVTGRPEQGLRASGKECPDLLPTLAALACVLPAPSTLTDVGILRLKESDRLEGIRALVAAYGGTSDLQGEILHLTPPASPPARFEMDSQGDHRLAMTAATLSVLSGAPLVLTGPECVEKSFPGFWRQLQRSGARISESP; encoded by the coding sequence GTGAGCACCAGCAGCCGCCGAATCCTGCTGGACCCGACGGGACTCCAGCCGTCGCCCCTCACGCCCCCGGTCTCCAAGTCGGACGCGCAGCGGGCCCTGGTGCTGGGGCACTTGACCGGCGCCTGGCCGCTGCCCTCCGTCCAGGCCGAGTCGGACGAGGACCTGCCCGCCGACGTGCGCGTCCTTCGCCGAGGCGTGGAGGCCCTCCGCCTCCCCCCCGGCCCCGTGCGCGACGTCGACTGCGCGGACGGTGGCGCGCCGTTCCGCATCCTGGCCACCCAGGCCGCGGTGACTCCCGGCGTCCGCGTGCGCCTCACGGGGACACCTCGCCTGGGTGAGCGGCCCCATGGCCCGCTCTTCACGTCGCTGAAGGACGCCCTGGGCCCCGCGGGCTTCGCGCTCACCGAGGGCACGCCCTGGCCGGTGGAGCTCGCCGCGCCCACCGACACCTCCCGCGTCGCGCCCGTCTTCCGGGTGCCCGGCTCACAGAGCAGCCAGTACGCCTCCAGCCTCCTGCTGGGCTGCGCGGCGCTGTACCTGCGTGAGCGCCGCGCGTGGAGCGTGGAGATCGAAGGCACGCTGACGAGCGCCGGCTACCTGGAGCTCACGGTGGCGTGGCTCGAGCGCTTCGGCTTCGAGCTCCAGAAGTCCGACGCCCGCTACACGGTCTCTGGCTACACACCGCCGCCGAGCGTCCCCTCTCTGCCCGGGGACTGGTCCTCGCTGGGGTACCTGCTGCTCGTGGCCTGGAAGTCGGGCGGTACGGTGGAGCGCGCCGACCCCGCCAGCGCGCATCCGGACCAGGCCATCCTCCGCCTCATCGAGCAGGTGGGTCTGCGGACGGCGCCCGCCGGACAGCCACACACCCTGAAGGTGACGGGCCGACCCGAGCAAGGCCTGCGGGCTTCGGGCAAGGAGTGCCCGGACCTGCTGCCGACCCTGGCGGCGCTCGCCTGTGTCCTACCCGCGCCGTCCACGCTGACGGACGTCGGAATCCTCCGGCTGAAGGAGAGCGACCGGCTGGAAGGCATCCGCGCCCTCGTCGCCGCCTACGGGGGCACCAGCGACCTGCAGGGGGAAATCCTCCACCTGACGCCTCCGGCCTCCCCACCCGCCCGCTTCGAGATGGACAGCCAGGGGGACCACCGCCTGGCGATGACCGCGGCCACCCTCAGCGTGTTGTCGGGGGCCCCCCTCGTGCTCACCGGGCCCGAGTGTGTCGAGAAGAGCTTTCCGGGCTTCTGGAGGCAACTGCAGCGCTCGGGAGCGCGTATTTCCGAGTCACCGTAG